From the Companilactobacillus ginsenosidimutans genome, the window GTACTAACATCAAAATTGTATGAAATAACAAGGAGTCTTATAAAATGACAGAACGTATTGATGGACACACTACTTTAATTGGCTTGATGGCTTATCCTATTCGCCATTCAATGTCACCAACTATGCACAATAACGCTTTCGCAAAACTTGGCTTGAATTACGCATATTTAGCTTTTGACGTAACTAGCGACAGGCTTCCTAAGGCAATTGATGCAATCAGAACATTAGACATGCGTGGGTCAAATATATCGATGCCTAATAAACAAAAAGTTATTCCTTTGTTGGATAAATTAGATCCAGCTGCAAAAATGGTTGGTGCTGTAAATACTATCGTCAATGACAATGGCATTTTGACTGGTTACACAACTGACGGAATTGGATTTATGAAGTCATTGGATGATGAAGACGTGAATATTCGTGGACAAAAGATGACTTTGGCCGGTGCTGGTGGCGCCGGAACTGCGATTGCAATTCAAGCTGCCCTTGATGGTGTTAAGGATATTTCGATTTTTAACGCCAAAGATCAGTCATGGGAAAATGCTAAACGTAATGTTGATATTATTAATGAAAAAACTGACTGCAAGGCAACATTGCATTCTATTGAAGACAAAGAAGATTTCAAAAATGAGATTGCTGACTCATTTATTTATTGTGATTCAACAGGTGTCGGAATGAAGCCCCTTGAAGATATGACTTTGGTTGAAGATCCATCATGGTTTAGACCTGATATGGTCGTTTTTGATACCGTTTATGCACCAAGAACAACTAAGTTGATGAAAGTGGCTGAACAAGCTGGTGTTAAACATGTTTTTAATGGATTAGGAATGATGTTGGAACAGGGTGCTGCTGCGTTCAAACTTTGGACAGGTAAAGAAATGCCAGTTGAATACATTCACGATATTTTATTCGCTGACGAAAAGTAGAAAGAGGGATAAATTTTGACCACGAAAGCTGTTAAACTCGGAAGAACTGAATTGGGAGTTGGACGTCCCAAAATTGCGGTGCCAATAACCGGGCATACACAGGAAGATATAATTGCTCAAGCAGAAAAAATTTATCCTGAGCAACCTGATATAGTCGAATGGAGAATCGATTTTTTTGATGACGTGACATCTAAGGGATTATTAAAAAATGCTGCAGTATCACTTCGTACAGCGTTAAAGGATATCCCCATCTTGACGACTTTTAGAACAAAAGGTGAGGGTGGAGAAACTTTATTGAGTGATCAAGAATATTTTGATATTTGTAGAAATATTCTAGAATTTAATCAGACTGATGCTTTAGATGTTGAACTTTATCACGATACAGAATCGGTGAAATCAATTGTTTCTGAAGCTTCGGAGGCTGGTGTGGTTACAATAATGAGTAATCACGATTTCGATAAAACACCTGAACAAGATGATATGGTTGATCGACTTGTTCAAATGGAAAAGTTGGGAGCAGATGTCGCTAAGATCGCTGTTATGCCACATTCAACTGATGACGTATTGAAATTAATGAGTGCGACTAATCAAGCTCAAAATACGCTTTCCACACCGGTCATTACAATGTCGATGGGTGATTTAGGCAAAGTTACCAGATTATCAGGTGAGGTATTTGGTTCTACAGTAACCTTTGCAACAGTAGGTGCTGCTTCAGCACCTGGTCAAATCCCGTTAACTAATTTGCGTCAGGAACTGGATGACTTGAAGTTAAACTAATTAATGATTATGTAAAAATAGCGTCTTGTCAGAGGATGACAGGACGCTATTTCTTTAGGAAGGAATGTGAACTCTTGCTGACTATTTTAGCCATCCAGGCTACTTACTCCAAACGGCTAAAAGCTAAGAGTTGTAATGCTATTAATAAAATTATTGCTAATATCCAATTCCAGGCGGGGATTGGATATTTTTTGTAGTGAGTTCTTGGGGTGAGCTCACTGAATCCGTGTGACTGCATTGCTTGTGCTAAATTATCTGACCATCTAATTGAAACCAGAATTGATTTGAAAAATATTTCTGGTGACCAAACGTGCAAGACTTCGCCTCGCATCATCGCCGCAATTTTCATCTGCTTAACAGTTTGAACAACACGTGGTGCGAAGTTAAATGCGCCCAATGTTCCGTAAACAAATTTAGAAGGGATATGGGCATTTTGCTCCAGAGAACCCAATAAATCATCAACTGTAACTGTGAAAGTCAGAACCCCTCCAAGTGCGATATAGGCATAAATTCTGGTTGAAAGAAGCCAAGCACTGTGAAGTGAATCACCTGAACCATGCAAATAAAATGAAAACCAAGTTCCCATTACGGGGATGATTGGTACAATTAACAGCCATAATAATCTTTTAGGATTTATCCGCTTGATCAACAGGTAAATTAGACCGAGTAACGCGATTATGATATTTGCTAAATAACTTTGCATGAATGCAAGTTCGAAACTGGCGATTAAGACTAATGCTAATTTAAGAGATGGATTCAAAGTTAGCCACCTCCGAATATTCAAGAGTCTGATTGCGTAGTTCTAAATGATAGTCGAAGAAATTATTTAAACCACTTAATTGATGACTAATCAGTAAAATGGTTTGATTTTGTCTTTCAGATATTTCTTTTATCATTGTCATAACAACAAGGGCTGAATCTATATCTAATCCGGCCAGAGGTTCATCCAATAATAATACTGGTGTACCCAAAATCAACATCTCAAAGATTTGAAGTTTCTTTTTTTGACCACCAGATAGTTGATAAACAACATGATCTTTTAATTGATCTAATTTTAGTTTTAGTAAATAATTATCGACCGCTTTTGAAGTCCAAAAGTCTTTGAAATCAGTATATTTTAGACTCAAATCAATCTCTTCTTGGACTGTTAGTTTAAGATATTGCATCTGCGAATCTTGGAAAACAAAACCAATTTGTCTCGCAAATTTTCTTTGATTGTATTTCAAGATGTTTTTATCTTGATAATTTATTTGGCCCTTAAAATCATGTAGACGGGTAAGTGCAGAGAAGAAGGTAGATTTTCCAGTACCATTTTCACCGGTCAGTAATATCATCTTATTTTTGAAAATCGAAAAGGAGGTATCGGCGAGTAAAGTCTTTGAACCGTTTTGTAAATGAAGGTTTTGGATATTTATAATATTGCCTTCATTTTTTTCGATAGGGAGATCAAAAGTAAGCTTACAACTGTTTGACTGGTAACGACTGAACACATTGCTCTGATTAGTAATATGTTCAAGTGTTCCGTCTTGAAAGTGGTACAAATTATCTATCAATTCCTGGTAACCGTTTAAATCATGATCAGTAATTAAGATGGTTTTACCATCGTTAACTTGGAGGTCTTTAAGTAGTGAAAGCAATTGCCCTCGAGATTTCATGTCAATTGATGCAAAAGGTTCATCCAGCATAATGAAATCAGCATCCATTGCTAATGTGATGGCAATGGAAACTTTTTGCAATTCTCCACCAGATAATGTATCGATTTTACGTTCTTTGAAACCAGATATACCAACTCTTTTAAGTGAACTATCAATAATGTTATCGATATCAGAGCTTGGTATTCCAATGTTTTCCAATGTAAAAATAAATTCATTTTTGACGGTTGTCATTGAGAATTGATCAATTGGATTTTGAAATAATATTGCTACGTGCCGTGATACTTTTTGAATATCCCAATCACTAGTATCTTTGCCATCCAGAAACATTTCACCACTAGACAAATGTCCCGAATATTCTGGATATAAACCAGCAATAATTTTCATTAAAGTTGATTTACCACATCCTGAAGCCCCATACAAAATGTTGAAAGTTCCAGTTTTTAAAGTGAAATCCAGATTCTTGATGATATCAGGTTCGTCATTCTTATATCTAAATGTTAAATTTTTTATTGCTAGTTTATCCATACCGTCACCTAATCTCGGTTCAAGATACCTGATTTTTCAACTAATTTGTTGATCCAGTAAACCAAGATGCCGGCAAAGAATCCGATTGAGATGAAACGAACGATGAATAAAATAATTAAGAATCCAAAATTATATTTTAGGTATCCTTCACTGATCAAACTCCAGCCGAAGGATACAACTGTACCTGTGATTGCTGATAGGAGTAAACCAAATTTGTCGAATCTTCTGTAACCGGTCATTGTGAATCCAAGTCCACTACCTACACCTTGAATTAATCCAGAAATCAAGGTTGCGGCTCCCCATTGACCACCTAAAATCATTTCGACAAAACTACCTAGAATTTCACCGATTGTACAGGCAAGTACTTTTCTAGTTAACATCGCTGCTAATGGACCGGCAATCATCCATAATCCCAATAATAGGTCATTAGCTACGGGTGCTAACCCTACTGCTGATAACCCAGCCAATAGGAAGTTGTATGAAAGACTAGTTGCAAAAAAGATTGCACCACAGAAAACACCTGTTAATGCGATAAAGGCAACGTCTCTCAACGAGTAATTAAAAATTGAAGATTTGGTTCTTGAACTTTGTCTGTTCATAGTAAATCTGTCCCCTCAAAAAAGTTTTGTTAAAAGCTCCTTGAAAGAATATATTCACGAGGCGAAAAAAGACCAACCATTTATCTGCGTGTGCAAAAAATAGTTGGCCCCTAAATTATCCAATATCTTCCTACACTAATATTAATTAGATCAGGTTCAATGGGTTTAATCTCAGCCTTGCGGCACCCCAGATATATTTTTCGAAGAATGTTATAACAATTGCAAGCTTATCATGTAGCTCATGACGTGTAAAGCTAGTTATATTTATAGCAATTAAACGAATAATCGTTAAATCAATATTTTTCAGTATAAAATATGAAAACATGATATGATTACTCCAATCAAATATTAATCGCTAGGGGTGCATTAAAAATGCTGAGATTGTAAATGCCAATCCCTTTGAACCTGATTTGGTCAAAACCAACGTAGGAAAGTGATAATCCTTGCAGATTGATATTTGAAATATCAAGCAAGGTGGAATATAAAATGGAATTTTCTGAAAGACTAATTAAAAAAGGCCAGCCGATTTTGAAACAAATATTGAAACATCCTTTCGTTGAAGGAATAGGTCAGGGAGATGTTTCAAAAGATGCGTTGGCTTTTTATGTTGGGCAAGATTTTAATTATCTAAATGCATTTATGAAAGTTTATGCTGCAGCAATACAGAAATCCAATAGTCGTGATCAAATTCAACTTTTTACTAATCAAATCGAATTTACTTTGAACAGTGAAATCCAACCACACATCGATTTTTGTAAGGTCGCAGGTATTGAGTACTCGACAGTCCAGAATGATAAGCAAGCGCCAATGACATACCTATACAACGAGCACATGTATAATGCGGCAAGAACAGGAGACTTGATAGACGTTGTTGCATCTATGTTGCCATGTCCTTGGACATATTCAGTTATTGGGGAAACTTTGATTGAGCAGGGATCCTCGACAGAATCCAATCCATTTAAATCGTGGATTGATTTTTATGCTGGTGTTAACAGTGAAGATAAAATGTTGAGTGTTCAGTTGTTTGATATTTTGGATTTGGAAGCAAGTAAATATAGTGATGAAAAACTAAAAGAAGTTGAAGATAGATTTCTGAAAAGCTGTGAACTCGAATGGCATTTTTGGGATCAAGCTTATTATCAACGTGATTGGAAATTTGTATAAAAAAAGGTATCCGATAGGATACCTTTTTGAGTTAGTCAAATAAATAAACATTAGTTTCATATGGTCTAAGTGCCGTACCTTGATTCTCTGAATAGTTACCAATCAAACGTTTGCCGTCTGCTTGTTGATAGTCTCGTTCAACTGATTTATCGGTAAAGTTACTGATAACTAACAAAGTTTTACCTTCATAGTGGCGACGATAAGCAAATACTTCATTGTCCTCAGGATCGATTTCTTCATAATTTCCGTAAGTAATTAAATCACTATTATGACGTAAGCTGATTAACTGACGATAGTAATTATAAATTGAGTCTGGATCGTCAACTTGGCTCTTGGCGTTGATTTCCTTGTAATTAGGATTCAGTGCAAACCAAGGTCTTCCAGTTGTAAATCCAGCGTTATCAGAATCGTCCCATTGCATAGGTGTTCTGGCGTTGTCACGTGACATATTTTCCAAATATTTCAGCATGGTTGGACCATCGACAGCCTTATCTTTTTCGACCAATTGATGGTAAGCATTGATACTTTCGATGTCTTCATATTGGTCGAGAGATTTGTAGTGAACGTTGGTCTCGCCCAATTCTTCACCTTCATAGACGTAAGGTGTTCCTTGCATCATGTGAAGAGTTGTCCCAAGCATTTTGGCTGCTGTAACACGATATTTTGGATTATCTGTTGCAAACCGAGAAACAGCACGTGGTTGGTCGTGATTATTCCAGTAAAGACTGTTCCAGCCCTTACCATCAAGCTCAGTTTCCCAACGGGATAAAGCTTTTTTCAGGTCGACCAATTTGATAGGCTGGTCGTTCCACTTACCCAAACGTTTGTCAGGATTAGCTGCTAAATCAACATGTTCGAATTGGAAAACCATGTTCAATTCATTGGACTTCAATCCGGTGTATTCAATAGCGTCCTCAGGCGTTGAACCAGGCATTTCGCCAACGGTCATAATATCGTATTTCGAAAGAACTTCGTCATTCATTTCATGTAAAAATTCATTCAAACGTGGACCGTCAGATACTAGTGGTTCAACATTTCCATAGGAGGAACCTGCAGCTTGGGGAGCATCAGGCAATCCAGCAGGCTTGGATATTAAGTTGATAACATCCATTCTGAAACCGTCAATACCTTTATCAAGCCAGAATTTCATCAAGCTGTACACTTCTTGTCTGACTTTAGGATTTTCCCAATTCAAATCAGGCTGTCCTGGAGCAAACAAGTGGAGGTAATATTGACCACGTTTTGGTTCGTAAGTCCAAGCTGGGCCTGAGAAGTAAGAACCCCAATTGTTTGGTGCATGTCCATCAACGGGATCACGCCAAATATAATAATCTGAGTAAGAATTATCTTTTGACTGACGGCTTTGTTCAAACCATTCGTGTTTGTCAGAAGTGTGGTTAACAACTAAATCCATAACAATTTTTAAATCATCTTTATGTGCGGTATCAAGCATTTTGTCGAAGTCATCCATGCTGCCATAAACATCTTGGATTGAGCGATAATCACTAATATCGTAGCCATTATCTTTGTCAGGTGATTTGTAAATTGGATTAAGCCAAATTACATCAGCACCTAACTTTTTAATATATGGCAAACGTTGTGTTAGTCCAGGTAGGTCACCGACTCCGTCACCATTACTATCTTGATAACTACGTGTATAAACTTGATAAACGACTGAACCTTGCCACCAATTTTTTGTCATAACTACATTTCCTCCTCAGTTTTATTTGATAAAGATGGATGAATAACGCTGACTGCTAAAGAGCCAATTAAGAGTGCTCCTCCGGCAACAGCAATCATTCCGGGCATTGATTTTCCGACCATTGGGAAAATCACAAAGCTTAGTAATGAAGCAATAATTTGTGGTAAACAAATTCCACAATTGAATAATCCGAGATAAGCACCTTCGTTTTCACCGTTCAATGATTCTGTGAAAAGTGAAAGTGGTTGCGTTTGCATTGTTAGATACCAAATTCCAATTAGTACGAATGGAACGATTAATAGAAGTTGATTGTGGATGAAGAAAATTGATACAAATCCTAATCCACCAAGGATCAAACTTACTCTTAACCAGAATTTACGTTGGGTTGGTTTTGTGTGGGATAGAACTGCAAACCCCCAAACAACAGCGGCGATTGATTGAACACAAGTCATGATTCCAAACCAATTACCGGCAGCTTGATAGCCAGCTGAAGATGCATTAGAAGTGTGCCAAACATTCTGCGCAATCGCACCAGTTCCGTATGTGCACAAATATTGGAACGCGAACCAGTTGAAAATCTGCACTACAAAAATTTCCCAAAAAGATTTTGGAGCTGTCTTAACTAATTTCCAGAGGCTGACGGATTTCTTGTGTGCGTTGACGTCGATGTGATGATAGCCGGCATAAGTTGCTGGATCATATTCGTGGACGGAGAAGATTGTGTAGAAAGCTGTGATTAAAAGAATTCCTGCTCCGATATAAAATGCTAATCGAAGTGATAGTGGAACTGTTCCTTTGGCGGCAACGTTTGAAACACCAAACCATGTTAATGCGAAGGGGAGAATTGTTGCTAAAACTCCACCTAGGTTTGAAAATGATTGTTGCCATGACCATGCTAAGTCTTTTTGATCTTCGTTAACCATGTCACCAATGATCATTTTGAATGGTTGCATACAAACATTAGAAGACAAGTCCATAAATAAGACTGATATTGCACCGAACCAAAGGGCTGCAACTGAAGCAAATCCGAGTCCAAAGTTTCCACCATTTGGTAAGAGAATCATTACTAGAGCGGCGATTGGAGCACCAATTAACAAGTAAGGCATCCGACGTCCGAACTTATTCCAAGTTCGATCGGAATATTTACCGATTAAAGGCTGGACAATCATTCCGGCAAGTGGTGGCAGAATGAAGAAGAATCCTAGTTTCGTTGGATCAGCACCGATGGTTTGGAAAATTCTTCCCATCTGTGATGATTGCAACGAGAACGCCATGTTGACTCCAAAAAATCCGAAAGTCATTGCGAAAATTGTTCCCATTGATAAATTTGGTAGTGAGTTTTTTGAAACTGAGTTTTTGACCGAAGCTTTTTTGGTAGGTATATCAGTTTCGAGTGCTTTATTATCGACCATAAGTAGTCCCCCTAAAAACTTATTTGTATTTTTGAAAATGTATTGCAACCGGTTTCATTGATGATAGTAACATTTTACACAAACGTTTACAATGGCTTTGTATCAAAAACACAAACGTTTGCGTAGAAATATACATTTCAAGACGCTAATAGAGTAGAATAGAGATTAACAAATATAAGAGGAGGAATTTGCCTTGGCTGCAACTATTAAAGATATCGCTCTAAAAGCCGGAGTATCGGCTGCAACAGTTTCACGAGTTCTCACTAACAAAGAGGGCTTTTTTGGTGATAAGACTGCCAAGAAAGTGCGGGACGCTGCCAAAGAGTTAGGCTATCGGAAAAACACGTCGGCAATGGAATTAGTAACCAAAAAAAGTAATGATCTAGCAGTTATCGTCAACGCCACTAAGACAAATTTCTCCAATTCAATCATTGACGGAATTCAAGAAACCGCCTTCCCTGAAAATTTGAACGTCATCATTTTATATGCCGGGGATGAAGATTCTGAACGACAAAAAAGAGCCATCAACACAGTGGTTGAGCGCTCAGTAATGGGAGTTTTATTGTTATCAGTTGATTTAGCACCAGAGAATTTGGAAATTTTGCAGTCAGCAAACATACCATTTTGTTTCCTATCAATTTCCTTAGATGAACGAAACTTGCCATTTATCAGTTCTGATGATTTCCAAATAGGCTATCAAGCGACTAAATATTTAATCGATCAAGGGCACACAAAAATTGGACTGGCCGGACTAGATTATCAACACACAATTACTGGAACACTAAGACTAAATGGCTACAAAAAAGCTCTTTCCGATGCAAAAATCAAATTTGACGAGGATTGGTTATCTGAGGGCGATTACAGTTACGAAGCAGGTAAAAATACCATGTCTAAATACACTGCAAAAACTAATCTAACAGCAGTAGTCTGTGGAAGTGACTGGGCAGCAATCGGGGTAATGAACGAGGCAAGAAGCCTAGGGCTTTCAGTCCCCGAGAACATATCAATAGTAGCAATCGATGGAACAGAACTATGCAAAATAGTCCAACCTCAACTAACCAGCGTCACCCAAAGTTTCTACGAAATGGGAGTATCAGGTGTAAATTGGTTACTGAATAAGGAAACACGAACCGAGCAATCAATCACACCAATAGAAATACATAGTCGACAAAGTGTAAGAAGGTTGACGATGAATGATTAAACTAACGAGATGATGTGTTTAATTACCAATACTAAATTAGATTTTATTTACTTAGAAGACTATATATGAAATGCGATGTATAAGATTAAAAATAGAAAAACAATTATTAATTAATGACTATATTGAAAAGTAAAAGGTCACTTATCACTGGATTTTTTTCAGTGGTAAGCGGCCCTTTATTAGGTACTGATAATTTTTCTACTAAATATGTTTAAAGCATAACCCTATTTGATAATGACTACTCTTTTATCATCTATAATCTTATTATTTGCTAGTTTCCAATAAACCCTATTATGCACAGAGATTTTTTTCGCATAAAAAGTTTTTAATTGAGTTTTTTCTTTATTTAAGATATTTAATTTCTTGCTAGTTTTTTGAATTTTGTTCGAATTTAGTTCGTAAGTTGGAATTGAAAGAGGCAAGCTTATATCTTCTCGAGAGATCATTATTTTTTTTGGTAACTCATTTGAAGTGGATGAAGTATATGCAGACACAGATGTGGGTGAACTACCGATAGAAGTGATGGAGCCAATTGAGATACCAATCAAGAGTATCGATAAGGTAATACTTTTGGTTTTCATAATTTTTCTCCTTTGAGTTTGTTTGGAAAGTATAACACACTGTCTAGCAATTATGATATTTAACTTTTTTTAGAAAAAACAGTATGAATGATTTCAAGTTAAAAATATTTAATTTTATTAAATATCCCATACAATTTATTCTAAAATCGATTGATGTTTTGTTTGAAGTAAGGACAAGCAGGTATTAAGTTGCAATCGAATTTAAGAAAGAAGATGTAAAAATGATTGAAAGAAAAAATATGAAATCAATTTTCTTTTCCATCGCTGCTCTATTAGCAGTTGCTGCTAGCTCGTTGTCTCCAGTTGGAGCTTTGGCAGATTCAATAAGTGGATCATCCACTACAGGGAATTTATCTCCTGTCGATTCTCAAACGGATCAGGGGGTTACCATATTAACACCAGCGACTTATCAGCCGGTATTTGATGGTCCACAAACGACGGCGGCATATCACACGATAATTATCCGTGCATATCCGTATGCTCCAGTTTATGCATATAATTCATCCGGAAATCTTGTTCCAACTAAGAGGGGGCTTGCCTCAGGAACAAAATGGAAAGCTAAGTTAGGATATTCCGGTAATTGGTGGCAAGTTTCAACAAATGAATGGGTAAGATATACCGATTGCGAAGATTTAGATAGCAAATAATTTAGTTAACAATCTTTGTGAAAAACCATTAATATTCAATAATCATCTTTTGAAGAAGTGATATGAGTCTTAAAATAAGTTAATTTTACAATAAATGAATGGAATCGAAATTTTTCGTGGATACTTAGTGTATTGTTTATAGGTTACATTTATTTTGGCTTCGATAGGGGTGCAATACACGATTATTTCATTCAACTGGTTTTTGACTGAGACGTGTTTGAGAGAACACCTAGGGTCACAGATAATTCCAAAAAAATCAAAACGGTTTATATTGAGTGTGCCTAATTGCAGAAATGCGGTTAGACATACTTTTTTCTTCTGGTAACATCTTATTGCCCAGTCGCTGGATTGAATATTCTTATTATCAAAATTAGTTCACTTCGATATTTCACACATATAATTCACTACAGTTCAATTTTCATTGGAAGACTTACCTGTTGAAGATTTCCTGTATATTGTTTTACTTAATTCAGATTTTTCTAAATATTTGCTGATATTTTCTATCTCTTTCATGATCTCTCCAAAAATTTATTGTCTCAAAATGACTAGTTTTCTGTTGGATTTAATAATACATCTGAGACTTAATTCGGAATAAATGTTGGAATTCAAGAGAGGACTATAAACAAATGATTTTTTGTATAAATCCGTAAGAATAATAGATTTCATTGTTACTTTTGCTTCCATACCACTCTCGTAACAGTTATATATCGTGTTCTGAAAGAAATTCTTCAAATTAGAAAAGTTTGGGTATTAATTTAAGTTTCAGATCAATTCATACATGCGATTGCAAGTGATTACTAGATAGATTTATCTAAGAAAACAGATACTATAGACTCAATGGAATTTATAAAAAATAATAAAAATAAAGTTTAAACATAACTAAAAACTAATGGTATTTATTCTTGAATTCTATATTGTTCAAGATGTAACATGAAATATATGACATGGCTATTTTTAAAAATCAGTATCACGCCGTGCCCTAATTAAAAATATTTTGGAAGCTCAACAAATAAAGCATTATGGGGGATAACAATGCGAGAGAAATCCAGAATGACAGGATTTTATGAGGATAAATATTTTAAGCCGGGTAATAAATCATTAAAAATCAAGGAAGGATTCATTACGCTTGTGGGTTGGGCTTTTGTTATGGGATTGATGACGTTAGTACTTATTTCATCAATGGCAAATATCGACTCACGTCTGCCAAAATTGATTCCGCACGATAGTAGCTTTTATGAAATTAACCATATGGCGTTTATTTTATTCACGCTTTCAATTATTTCGTTCTTAATTTCAATATTCTTAACTATCATGAATAACTACCGAAATAAGAGTTTTTACAACTCTGTCAGCATCTTGGACATGAAACGTGAAAAGAAACGTGAACAATTGTTTGAAGATTATGTCACAGAAAGATTTGGTAATCGAAATTTCCGACACAATGTCCGTGCCTATGAAGTTAGTCCGGAACAATGTCTGGAAAAGAACACTTATCAAAAGCTTTACAATAAATATCATGTAAATGATGTGGACTAGGGGATTGGGGGACATGATGAACAATTTATTGAATATTGATTTATGGATCAAACTGTTAAGATCAGTTTTCGATTTAACAATGTTTACCTTAAGTATTTACCCGATTCTCGGATCTTTTTTCTGGCTATCGGGTTCACTTTGCTATAGATTTCTGAAAAAGAATCTACGTGACGATAACTGGATTACTATTCCAGAACAAGACCAACCATTTATCACAATTATGATTCCAGTTCACAATGAAGAGTTGGTTCTGGAACGTACAATTCGTTATCTTTGTGAAAAAGTAAATTATTCCAAATTTGAAATTTTGGCGATTAATGACGGATCGACGGACCGCTCGCAAGAGATTTTGGAACGTTTGCAGATGACTTATGACAAATTAAGAGTAATCAACATTACAAAAAATAGTGGGAAAGCCCATGCGTTCAACGTAGGAATCAATTTTGCCAAAGGGGATTATGTTTTAAGTAATGATGCGGATACGATTCCAGAACCGAATGCACTTATGAAGTACATGAATTTCTTCAAGGATAAGAACCCTAACATTTGTGCCGTTACTGCAAACTCAGATGTTAGGAATCGTAGTTCACTTCTTGGAAAATCTCAAACACTAGAATTTTCAAGTATCATCGGTATTATCAAACGTAGTCAAGCCGCTATTTATGATTCTCTCTATGCTTATAGTGGTGCCAACACCATGTACAAAAAGAGTTTCTTAATTGCTGTTGGTGGATTTAGACAAGACAGAATTACCGAAGATATTAGTATTGCTTGGGATCACAATGCGGTCGGCGG encodes:
- a CDS encoding shikimate dehydrogenase, producing the protein MTERIDGHTTLIGLMAYPIRHSMSPTMHNNAFAKLGLNYAYLAFDVTSDRLPKAIDAIRTLDMRGSNISMPNKQKVIPLLDKLDPAAKMVGAVNTIVNDNGILTGYTTDGIGFMKSLDDEDVNIRGQKMTLAGAGGAGTAIAIQAALDGVKDISIFNAKDQSWENAKRNVDIINEKTDCKATLHSIEDKEDFKNEIADSFIYCDSTGVGMKPLEDMTLVEDPSWFRPDMVVFDTVYAPRTTKLMKVAEQAGVKHVFNGLGMMLEQGAAAFKLWTGKEMPVEYIHDILFADEK
- the aroD gene encoding type I 3-dehydroquinate dehydratase, coding for MTTKAVKLGRTELGVGRPKIAVPITGHTQEDIIAQAEKIYPEQPDIVEWRIDFFDDVTSKGLLKNAAVSLRTALKDIPILTTFRTKGEGGETLLSDQEYFDICRNILEFNQTDALDVELYHDTESVKSIVSEASEAGVVTIMSNHDFDKTPEQDDMVDRLVQMEKLGADVAKIAVMPHSTDDVLKLMSATNQAQNTLSTPVITMSMGDLGKVTRLSGEVFGSTVTFATVGAASAPGQIPLTNLRQELDDLKLN
- a CDS encoding energy-coupling factor transporter transmembrane component T family protein, which codes for MNPSLKLALVLIASFELAFMQSYLANIIIALLGLIYLLIKRINPKRLLWLLIVPIIPVMGTWFSFYLHGSGDSLHSAWLLSTRIYAYIALGGVLTFTVTVDDLLGSLEQNAHIPSKFVYGTLGAFNFAPRVVQTVKQMKIAAMMRGEVLHVWSPEIFFKSILVSIRWSDNLAQAMQSHGFSELTPRTHYKKYPIPAWNWILAIILLIALQLLAFSRLE
- a CDS encoding ABC transporter ATP-binding protein, giving the protein MDKLAIKNLTFRYKNDEPDIIKNLDFTLKTGTFNILYGASGCGKSTLMKIIAGLYPEYSGHLSSGEMFLDGKDTSDWDIQKVSRHVAILFQNPIDQFSMTTVKNEFIFTLENIGIPSSDIDNIIDSSLKRVGISGFKERKIDTLSGGELQKVSIAITLAMDADFIMLDEPFASIDMKSRGQLLSLLKDLQVNDGKTILITDHDLNGYQELIDNLYHFQDGTLEHITNQSNVFSRYQSNSCKLTFDLPIEKNEGNIINIQNLHLQNGSKTLLADTSFSIFKNKMILLTGENGTGKSTFFSALTRLHDFKGQINYQDKNILKYNQRKFARQIGFVFQDSQMQYLKLTVQEEIDLSLKYTDFKDFWTSKAVDNYLLKLKLDQLKDHVVYQLSGGQKKKLQIFEMLILGTPVLLLDEPLAGLDIDSALVVMTMIKEISERQNQTILLISHQLSGLNNFFDYHLELRNQTLEYSEVANFESIS
- a CDS encoding ECF transporter S component; this translates as MNRQSSRTKSSIFNYSLRDVAFIALTGVFCGAIFFATSLSYNFLLAGLSAVGLAPVANDLLLGLWMIAGPLAAMLTRKVLACTIGEILGSFVEMILGGQWGAATLISGLIQGVGSGLGFTMTGYRRFDKFGLLLSAITGTVVSFGWSLISEGYLKYNFGFLIILFIVRFISIGFFAGILVYWINKLVEKSGILNRD
- the tenA gene encoding thiaminase II, with the protein product MEFSERLIKKGQPILKQILKHPFVEGIGQGDVSKDALAFYVGQDFNYLNAFMKVYAAAIQKSNSRDQIQLFTNQIEFTLNSEIQPHIDFCKVAGIEYSTVQNDKQAPMTYLYNEHMYNAARTGDLIDVVASMLPCPWTYSVIGETLIEQGSSTESNPFKSWIDFYAGVNSEDKMLSVQLFDILDLEASKYSDEKLKEVEDRFLKSCELEWHFWDQAYYQRDWKFV